A DNA window from Ranitomeya imitator isolate aRanImi1 chromosome 2, aRanImi1.pri, whole genome shotgun sequence contains the following coding sequences:
- the LOC138662737 gene encoding magnesium transporter NIPA2-like isoform X2 produces MGRAVTSHRSLMVGEREENHYRFYIGLALALSSSVFIGGSFILKKKALLKQCGYGQLRAGQGGHAYLKEWLWWAGLLSMGLGETANFAAYIFAPATLVTPLGGLSVLVSAILSSHFLNERLTFPAKIGCALSIFGSTIMVLHAPQEEEISTLGEMEQILKKPGFVAYASCAALLSLALALLAAPRWGHTNVLVYMMICSLVGSLTVASVKGLGVAVKGLFLGSAVFKDPLTWLLLLCLVICISVQIHFLNRALDVFTASLVTPIYYVLFTSSVLICSAILFEEWRHLNFGNVLGTVSGFVTIILGVCMLHAYRDFPMHLSTLPNYLRSAQKRE; encoded by the exons AAGAAAATCATTACAGGTTTTATATCGGGCTGGCTCTAGCCCTTTCTTCCAGTGTCTTTATTGGAGGAAGTTTCATTCTTAAGAAAAAGGCATTACTAAAGCAGTGTGGATATGGTCAGCTTAGGGCAG GTCAAGGAGGACACGCGTACCTGAAGGAGTGGCTCTGGTGGGCAGGACTCCTGTCCA TGGGACTTGGTGAAACTGCCAACTTTGCAGCATACATCTTTGCTCCTGCAACATTGGTGACTCCCCTTGGAGGCCTGAGTGTGCTGGTGAG TGCCATTTTATCATCTCATTTCCTGAATGAAAGACTCACCTTCCCAGCCAAAATCGGCTGCGCTTTAAGTATCTTCGGCTCTACTATTATGGTTCTTCATGCGCCTCAAGAAGAAGAGATTTCCACATTAGGTGAAATGGAGCAAATACTCAAGAAGCCAG GCTTCGTGGCTTACGCATCGTGTGCGGCTCTGCTTTCTCTGGCATTGGCCCTCCTGGCCGCTCCACGGTGGGGTCACACCAATGTGCTCGTCTACATGATGATCTGCTCTCTGGTGGGCTCGCTCACGGTGGCCTCTGTTAAGGGCCTTGGCGTTGCCGTAAAGGGCTTATTTCTAGGCAGCGCAGTCTTTAAAGACCCCCTTACCTGGTTACTCCTGCTCTGCTTGGTCATCTGCATATCCGTGCAGATCCATTTCCTGAACAG AGCCCTGGATGTGTTTACGGCTTCTCTCGTAACCCCGATATATTATGTCTTGTTCACCTCGTCCGTGCTGATCTGTTCAGCCATCCTGTTCGAAGAATGGCGACATCTTAATTTTGGAAATGTGCTGGGAACCGTCAGTGGCTTTGTCACCATCATCCTTGGTGTGTGCATGCTTCATGCTTATAGAGATTTCCCCATGCATTTATCAACATTGCCGAATTATTTACGGTCTGCGCAGAAGCGAGAATGA
- the LOC138662737 gene encoding magnesium transporter NIPA2-like isoform X1 produces MEENHYRFYIGLALALSSSVFIGGSFILKKKALLKQCGYGQLRAGQGGHAYLKEWLWWAGLLSMGLGETANFAAYIFAPATLVTPLGGLSVLVSAILSSHFLNERLTFPAKIGCALSIFGSTIMVLHAPQEEEISTLGEMEQILKKPGFVAYASCAALLSLALALLAAPRWGHTNVLVYMMICSLVGSLTVASVKGLGVAVKGLFLGSAVFKDPLTWLLLLCLVICISVQIHFLNRALDVFTASLVTPIYYVLFTSSVLICSAILFEEWRHLNFGNVLGTVSGFVTIILGVCMLHAYRDFPMHLSTLPNYLRSAQKRE; encoded by the exons AAGAAAATCATTACAGGTTTTATATCGGGCTGGCTCTAGCCCTTTCTTCCAGTGTCTTTATTGGAGGAAGTTTCATTCTTAAGAAAAAGGCATTACTAAAGCAGTGTGGATATGGTCAGCTTAGGGCAG GTCAAGGAGGACACGCGTACCTGAAGGAGTGGCTCTGGTGGGCAGGACTCCTGTCCA TGGGACTTGGTGAAACTGCCAACTTTGCAGCATACATCTTTGCTCCTGCAACATTGGTGACTCCCCTTGGAGGCCTGAGTGTGCTGGTGAG TGCCATTTTATCATCTCATTTCCTGAATGAAAGACTCACCTTCCCAGCCAAAATCGGCTGCGCTTTAAGTATCTTCGGCTCTACTATTATGGTTCTTCATGCGCCTCAAGAAGAAGAGATTTCCACATTAGGTGAAATGGAGCAAATACTCAAGAAGCCAG GCTTCGTGGCTTACGCATCGTGTGCGGCTCTGCTTTCTCTGGCATTGGCCCTCCTGGCCGCTCCACGGTGGGGTCACACCAATGTGCTCGTCTACATGATGATCTGCTCTCTGGTGGGCTCGCTCACGGTGGCCTCTGTTAAGGGCCTTGGCGTTGCCGTAAAGGGCTTATTTCTAGGCAGCGCAGTCTTTAAAGACCCCCTTACCTGGTTACTCCTGCTCTGCTTGGTCATCTGCATATCCGTGCAGATCCATTTCCTGAACAG AGCCCTGGATGTGTTTACGGCTTCTCTCGTAACCCCGATATATTATGTCTTGTTCACCTCGTCCGTGCTGATCTGTTCAGCCATCCTGTTCGAAGAATGGCGACATCTTAATTTTGGAAATGTGCTGGGAACCGTCAGTGGCTTTGTCACCATCATCCTTGGTGTGTGCATGCTTCATGCTTATAGAGATTTCCCCATGCATTTATCAACATTGCCGAATTATTTACGGTCTGCGCAGAAGCGAGAATGA